A genomic window from Ischnura elegans chromosome 10, ioIscEleg1.1, whole genome shotgun sequence includes:
- the LOC124166464 gene encoding uncharacterized protein F54H12.2-like — translation MTSSENYNYAAYFENLLNYGNDAARTHLECDGWCLDTGDNLNEQGEHNKGFLARKKWFANSNERELEGKLHVDLFNLPHYLVNGVSIDIVLKLAEPEFYIKEGESGSSILKITQATLKVPHFDISPSILLSHNRLMQKGEVAFYPYKNVEVKTFSVSAGNSEITCDNLILGKLPITLMVALVDDDAFHGRRSKNPFSLNHYSMTKCGLYVNGTPHEVEMSYDGSSNHAVQPFRQLYSTLGVHHNDWGNQVTLHMFTHGSSVFVWNLTPDKSGNDDHISKPETGNIRLVMTFKDALPNAVTAIVYAEYEAALAIDFNRVAMVQKV, via the coding sequence ATGACATCTTCTGAAAATTACAATTATGCCGcatactttgaaaatttgctGAATTATGGTAACGATGCCGCACGTACACACCTTGAGTGTGATGGGTGGTGTTTAGATACCGGTGATAATTTGAATGAGCAAGGAGAGCATAATAAGGGATTCTTAGCTAGAAAGAAATGGTTTGCAAACAGTAATGAGAGAGAATTAGAAGGAAAGCTACACGTTGATCTATTCAATCTCCCACACTACCTCGTAAATGGTGTCTCAATTGACATAGTGCTCAAGTTGGCCGAACCTGAGTTTTACATTAAAGAAGGTGAAAGCGGATCATCAATTCTAAAGATAACCCAAGCCACTCTCAAAGTACCCCATTTTGACATTAGTCCTTCAATTCTTCTATCACATAATCGACTTATGCAGAAGGGTGAGGTCGCTTTCTATCCATACAAGAACGTTGAGGTTAAAACGTTTTCTGTCTCTGCAGGGAATTCGGAAATAACCTGTGATAATCTCATACTAGGTAAACTCCCAATCACATTAATGGTAGCATTAGTAGATGATGATGCGTTTCATGGTAGAAGGTCTAAAAACCCGTTCAGCTTGAATCATTACAGCATGACCAAATGCGGTCTGTACGTCAATGGTACTCCTCACGAAGTTGAAATGTCTTACGATGGCTCGAGCAATCATGCCGTACAGCCCTTTAGGCAACTGTATTCCACTTTAGGTGTGCATCATAACGACTGGGGAAATCAAGTAACTTTACACATGTTCACCCATGGGAGCTCTGTATTTGTTTGGAATTTAACTCCAGACAAAAGTGGAAACGATGATCATATATCCAAACCGGAGACGGGCAATATACGATTAGTGATGACATTCAAGGATGCTTTACCCAATGCTGTCACAGCAATTGTGTATGCCGAATATGAAGCAGCTCTCGCCATTGATTTTAATAGAGTTGCTATGGTACAGAAAGTCTAA